In Georgenia soli, a genomic segment contains:
- a CDS encoding EamA family transporter gives MDELTARRATGLWLALVSAAAFGTSGSLAKSLLETGWTPGAAVLTRIGGAALLLAVPAVLALRGRWHLLRRHAGTIAAYGLVAMAACQLFYFNAVTTLSVGVALLLEYLGPVLVVGWLWLRHGRRPRRFTLLGIVLSLAGLVLVLDVTGGMRVDPAGAMWGLGAAVGLAVYFVLSAHETSGLPPIVMAAGGMVVATAALALAGLAGVMPLTWSTADVRLAGTALPWFVPVVLLVVVAAALAYALGIAGTRRLGSTVAAFVGLSEVLFSVLFAWLLLGELPLPVQLLGGVLIVGGVVAVRYDELRRASLPALGVPAPETV, from the coding sequence GTGGACGAGCTGACCGCGCGGCGCGCCACCGGCCTGTGGCTCGCCCTCGTCTCCGCCGCCGCCTTCGGCACCTCCGGGTCGCTGGCCAAGTCGCTGCTCGAGACCGGCTGGACTCCCGGCGCCGCCGTCCTCACGCGCATCGGCGGGGCGGCGCTCCTCCTCGCCGTCCCGGCGGTCCTCGCGCTGCGCGGGCGCTGGCACCTGCTGCGCCGGCACGCGGGCACGATCGCCGCGTACGGGCTCGTGGCCATGGCCGCCTGCCAGCTCTTCTACTTCAACGCCGTCACGACCCTCTCGGTCGGCGTGGCCCTCCTGCTGGAGTACCTCGGGCCGGTGCTCGTCGTCGGGTGGCTGTGGCTGCGGCACGGCCGCCGGCCCCGGCGCTTCACGCTGCTGGGCATCGTGCTCTCCCTCGCCGGGCTGGTGCTCGTCCTCGACGTCACCGGCGGCATGCGCGTGGACCCGGCCGGCGCGATGTGGGGCCTCGGCGCCGCCGTCGGCCTCGCCGTCTACTTCGTCCTCTCCGCCCACGAGACGTCCGGCCTGCCGCCGATCGTCATGGCCGCGGGCGGGATGGTCGTGGCGACGGCGGCCCTCGCCCTGGCGGGTCTGGCCGGGGTCATGCCGCTGACCTGGTCGACGGCGGACGTGCGCCTGGCCGGCACCGCGCTGCCCTGGTTCGTGCCCGTTGTGCTGCTGGTCGTCGTCGCCGCGGCACTCGCCTACGCGCTGGGGATCGCCGGCACCCGCCGGCTCGGCTCGACCGTCGCGGCGTTCGTGGGCCTGTCGGAGGTGCTCTTCTCCGTGCTGTTCGCGTGGCTGCTGCTCGGCGAGCTGCCCCTGCCCGTCCAGCTCCTGGGTGGGGTGCTCATCGTCGGCGGCGTCGTCGCGGTCCGGTACGACGAGCTGCGCCGCGCCTCCCTGCCGGCCCTCGGCGTCCCGGCCCCCGAGACGGTGTGA
- a CDS encoding CGNR zinc finger domain-containing protein: protein MVLTHDTEVALSTAAALVNTLGLREDRLLTPADLDAFVERWRFTGSRTHDDAELRAVRDLRPELRRLWTAGSSDTVAQGVNALLADARALPQLVRHDDWDWHLHATVPEAPLATRMAVEAAMALADVVRAGELGRLRVCAGEDCEDLVVDLSRNRSRRFCEGGCANRAHVAAYRARQAGGWGHGAGARRGD from the coding sequence ATGGTCCTCACCCACGACACGGAGGTCGCTCTCAGCACGGCCGCGGCGCTCGTGAACACGCTGGGGCTGCGCGAGGACCGCCTCCTCACCCCTGCCGACCTCGACGCGTTCGTGGAGCGGTGGCGGTTCACCGGCTCCCGCACCCACGACGACGCCGAGCTGCGGGCGGTCCGGGACCTGCGCCCGGAGCTGCGCCGGCTGTGGACGGCCGGCAGCAGCGACACCGTGGCCCAGGGGGTCAACGCCCTGCTCGCCGACGCCCGGGCGCTGCCCCAGCTCGTCCGGCACGACGACTGGGACTGGCACCTGCACGCCACGGTGCCCGAGGCCCCGCTGGCCACCCGCATGGCCGTCGAGGCGGCGATGGCGCTGGCCGACGTCGTGCGGGCGGGCGAGCTGGGGCGGCTGCGGGTGTGCGCGGGCGAGGACTGCGAGGACCTGGTGGTGGACCTGTCGCGCAACCGCTCGCGCCGGTTCTGCGAGGGCGGCTGCGCCAACCGCGCCCACGTGGCCGCCTACCGCGCCCGGCAGGCGGGCGGGTGGGGCCACGGGGCGGGCGCGCGACGCGGTGACTAG
- a CDS encoding ABC transporter permease: MTTTAPRTETPTPVAERPGAVQRPWLVVAVREVMVKLRDRNFLISTLVTVAMIAAGIGISGYFGSRTTEHTVAVVDATGGQIAAAAHELVSADDSGDSVEATDYDDDAAAREAVAAGDVDAALLGTGDGWTIVGDTEVDEGLGRALTEAVGATVLEANAQAAGTTTAELTAGSTVTTELLEGDADRATMQRVVGFVFAFLFYMAAIVFGMAIAQSVLEEKQNRVVEILATAIPIRQLLYGKVVGNSVLALAQIALYAVVGLIGLNVAGTAGDIGWILGASGWFIVFFVVGFVALAAVFAVLGSLASRTEDLQSNTGPIMGVIMVATFAGIFATGTLLTVASYVPVVSSVAMPVRMLSEDVPAWEPAVSLALTAVTAYLLVRLGERVYQRAVLQGGTALTWRQALRLEV, translated from the coding sequence ATGACCACCACCGCCCCCAGGACCGAGACGCCGACCCCCGTCGCCGAGCGGCCCGGCGCCGTCCAGCGCCCCTGGCTCGTGGTCGCCGTCCGCGAGGTCATGGTGAAGCTGCGGGACCGCAACTTCCTCATCTCGACGCTCGTCACCGTGGCGATGATCGCCGCCGGCATCGGGATCTCCGGCTACTTCGGCTCCCGCACCACGGAGCACACCGTCGCCGTCGTCGACGCCACCGGCGGCCAGATCGCCGCTGCCGCGCACGAGCTCGTCTCCGCCGACGACTCCGGCGACAGCGTGGAGGCCACCGACTACGACGACGACGCCGCGGCCCGGGAGGCCGTGGCGGCCGGGGACGTCGACGCCGCCCTCCTGGGCACCGGCGACGGGTGGACGATCGTCGGGGACACGGAGGTCGACGAGGGGCTCGGGCGCGCGCTCACCGAGGCGGTGGGCGCCACCGTCCTCGAGGCCAACGCCCAGGCTGCCGGGACGACGACGGCGGAGCTGACCGCCGGCTCGACCGTCACCACCGAGCTGCTCGAGGGCGACGCCGACCGGGCCACGATGCAGCGGGTCGTCGGTTTCGTCTTCGCCTTCCTCTTCTACATGGCCGCCATCGTGTTCGGCATGGCGATCGCCCAGTCCGTCCTGGAGGAGAAGCAGAACCGCGTGGTGGAGATCCTGGCGACGGCGATCCCGATCCGCCAGCTGCTGTACGGCAAGGTCGTCGGCAACTCGGTGCTCGCGCTCGCCCAGATCGCGCTCTACGCCGTGGTCGGCCTCATCGGGCTCAACGTCGCGGGCACGGCGGGGGACATCGGCTGGATCCTGGGCGCCTCCGGGTGGTTCATCGTCTTCTTCGTCGTCGGGTTCGTGGCGCTGGCGGCGGTGTTCGCGGTGCTCGGCTCGCTGGCCAGCCGCACGGAGGACCTGCAGTCAAACACCGGCCCCATCATGGGCGTGATCATGGTGGCGACCTTCGCCGGCATCTTCGCCACCGGCACCCTGCTGACGGTGGCCTCGTACGTGCCGGTGGTCTCCTCCGTGGCGATGCCCGTGCGCATGCTCAGCGAGGACGTGCCGGCGTGGGAGCCGGCGGTGTCGCTGGCGCTGACCGCCGTCACCGCGTACCTGCTGGTGCGGCTGGGGGAGCGGGTCTACCAGCGCGCCGTCCTGCAGGGCGGCACGGCGCTCACCTGGCGCCAGGCGCTCAGGCTCGAGGTCTAG
- a CDS encoding ABC transporter ATP-binding protein, translating to MSQSPPALEVIDLTRRFGDNTAVDAVSFVVEPGRMTGFVGANGAGKTTTMRMIMGVLAIHGGEVRWDGRPITAADRSRFGYMPEERGLYPKQQVLDQLVYLGQLRGMTRRDAAAEATRLLERFGLGGRTRDKLESLSLGNQQRVQVAASLLHGPAALILDEPFSGLDPVAVDSMVDLLRERTRHGVPVLFSSHQLDLVDRLCDSLVILSGGRVRAAGTGDDLRAAGPRRFRLSTEPDAGWVRGEPGVDVVDVEGTTAVLQIEDDAARDRLVRRAAERGLTEFTPLVPTLSDIYREAVR from the coding sequence ATGAGCCAGTCACCACCCGCCCTGGAGGTCATCGACCTCACCCGCCGCTTCGGCGACAACACCGCCGTCGACGCGGTCTCCTTCGTCGTCGAGCCCGGCCGCATGACCGGCTTCGTCGGCGCCAACGGCGCCGGGAAGACGACGACGATGCGCATGATCATGGGCGTCCTGGCCATCCACGGCGGCGAGGTCCGGTGGGACGGCCGCCCCATCACCGCCGCGGACCGCTCCCGCTTCGGGTACATGCCCGAGGAGCGGGGCCTGTACCCCAAGCAGCAGGTGCTCGACCAGCTCGTCTACCTCGGCCAGCTCCGCGGCATGACGCGTCGCGACGCCGCCGCCGAGGCGACCCGCCTGCTCGAGCGCTTCGGCCTGGGCGGGCGGACCAGGGACAAGCTCGAGTCGCTCTCGCTGGGCAACCAGCAGCGCGTGCAGGTGGCCGCCTCGCTGCTGCACGGGCCGGCGGCGCTGATCCTCGACGAGCCCTTCTCGGGCCTCGACCCGGTCGCCGTCGACTCGATGGTGGACCTCCTGCGCGAGCGCACCCGCCACGGCGTGCCGGTGCTCTTCTCCAGCCACCAGCTCGACCTCGTCGACCGCCTCTGCGACTCCCTCGTCATCCTCTCCGGCGGCCGGGTCCGCGCCGCCGGCACCGGCGACGACCTGCGCGCCGCCGGTCCCCGCCGCTTCCGCCTGTCCACCGAGCCCGACGCCGGCTGGGTACGCGGGGAGCCGGGCGTCGACGTCGTCGACGTCGAGGGCACCACCGCGGTCCTGCAGATCGAGGACGACGCCGCCCGCGACCGCCTGGTCCGCCGGGCCGCCGAGCGCGGGCTGACCGAGTTCACCCCGCTCGTCCCCACCCTGTCCGACATCTACCGAGAGGCCGTGCGATGA
- a CDS encoding response regulator transcription factor has product MTTPVRVLIADDQALVRSGFAMVLSVEEDIEVVGQAANGAEALDLLATTGADVVLMDVQMPVMDGIAATQRVVEQDLAKVIILTTFDREDYLFDALAAGASGFLLKNADPDDLVDAIRAVAEGHALLAPEVTVKVISRLVGRGSGPTAATAASVGGPAGTVGPAGTVRAEPGGPFGARTGAPSGLRTAPGAAPAAGADAAVSRAVASLTARELEVLGLMAEGLSNSEIAGRLFLGESTVKTHVSHILTKTDSRDRVQAVVLAHRAGLVGTA; this is encoded by the coding sequence ATGACCACCCCCGTGCGCGTCCTCATCGCCGACGACCAGGCGCTCGTGCGCTCGGGCTTCGCCATGGTGCTCTCCGTCGAGGAGGACATCGAGGTCGTGGGCCAGGCCGCCAACGGCGCCGAGGCGCTGGACCTGCTGGCCACCACCGGCGCCGACGTCGTCCTCATGGACGTGCAGATGCCGGTGATGGACGGCATCGCCGCGACCCAACGGGTCGTCGAGCAGGACCTGGCGAAGGTCATCATCCTGACCACCTTCGACCGCGAGGACTACCTCTTCGACGCGCTCGCCGCGGGGGCCAGCGGGTTCCTGCTGAAGAACGCTGACCCGGACGACCTCGTCGACGCCATCCGCGCCGTCGCCGAGGGCCACGCCCTCCTCGCGCCCGAGGTCACCGTCAAGGTCATCTCCCGCCTCGTGGGTCGGGGCTCCGGCCCGACGGCGGCGACCGCCGCGTCCGTCGGTGGCCCTGCCGGCACGGTCGGGCCAGCAGGGACCGTCCGCGCCGAGCCCGGCGGCCCGTTCGGGGCCCGCACTGGTGCCCCGTCGGGTCTACGGACCGCCCCGGGCGCCGCACCGGCCGCCGGGGCCGACGCCGCGGTCTCACGCGCCGTCGCGAGCCTGACCGCCCGCGAGCTGGAGGTCCTCGGCCTCATGGCGGAGGGCCTGTCGAACAGCGAGATCGCCGGTCGGCTCTTCCTCGGCGAGTCCACGGTCAAGACCCACGTCTCGCACATCCTCACCAAGACGGACTCCCGCGACCGGGTGCAGGCCGTCGTGCTGGCGCACCGCGCCGGGCTCGTCGGCACGGCCTGA
- a CDS encoding sensor histidine kinase has translation MAPGRTDTAGRLDAWLNDPVDPLWERPGPDASQVRRDIVGAGVFLLVSLAMVLLTKNMGMRIEGEESWRAYTAVGLMILPLALRRRFPLAVALVASALFVGLSYLSPEASMQLSFQAAYFAALYAAVAWARDRRLLWFVMALVLLAMVLWLVIGYTTTSMIESLFEGYESPEGPLGQLTAAVLYTSVVNLAYFGGAIAVGRTAWRAALQRQRLAEQAGQIREQSGELARRAVVDERLRIARELHDVVAHHVAVIGIQAGAARRVLGKNPDAATEALRTIEGSSRDAVAEMRSLLGVLRTETDLRPGSDRAPEPDLADLHELVAGHAAAGLDVELRCVEDRPGDLEHVPDPLALSIYRTVQESLANVVRHSTATRALVTLRAGGAAEDGARPAGDEPRWVEVEIVDDGRPRVGTNGSGFGLRGIRERVALHGGDAEIGPRRTGTGWRVRARFALRVRDGALTS, from the coding sequence ATGGCACCCGGGCGCACCGACACCGCGGGCCGGCTCGACGCCTGGCTCAACGACCCCGTCGACCCGCTCTGGGAGCGTCCCGGCCCGGACGCGAGCCAGGTGCGGCGCGACATCGTCGGCGCCGGGGTCTTCCTCCTGGTCTCGCTCGCCATGGTGCTGCTGACCAAGAACATGGGGATGCGGATCGAGGGGGAGGAGTCCTGGCGCGCCTACACGGCGGTGGGCCTGATGATCCTCCCGCTGGCGCTGCGGCGCCGGTTCCCCCTGGCCGTCGCGCTGGTGGCGAGCGCCCTGTTCGTGGGGCTCTCCTACCTCAGCCCCGAGGCCTCCATGCAGCTGAGCTTCCAGGCCGCCTACTTCGCGGCGCTCTACGCCGCGGTGGCGTGGGCGCGGGACCGGCGGCTCCTGTGGTTCGTTATGGCGCTGGTGCTGCTGGCCATGGTGCTGTGGCTCGTCATCGGCTACACGACGACGTCGATGATCGAGTCCCTCTTCGAGGGGTACGAGTCCCCCGAGGGGCCGCTCGGCCAGCTCACCGCCGCCGTGCTCTACACCTCCGTGGTCAACCTCGCGTACTTCGGCGGTGCGATCGCCGTCGGCCGGACCGCCTGGCGGGCGGCGCTGCAGCGCCAGCGCCTCGCCGAGCAGGCCGGGCAGATCCGCGAGCAGTCCGGCGAGCTGGCGCGACGGGCGGTCGTGGACGAGCGGCTGCGCATCGCCCGCGAGCTGCACGACGTCGTCGCCCACCACGTCGCCGTCATCGGCATCCAGGCCGGGGCGGCGCGTCGGGTGCTGGGCAAGAACCCCGACGCCGCCACCGAGGCGCTGCGGACCATCGAGGGCTCCAGCCGCGACGCCGTGGCGGAGATGCGCTCTCTGCTCGGCGTGCTGAGGACCGAGACGGATCTCCGGCCGGGCTCCGACCGGGCGCCCGAGCCCGACCTCGCGGACCTCCACGAGCTGGTCGCGGGGCACGCCGCCGCGGGCCTCGACGTCGAGCTGCGCTGCGTCGAGGACCGTCCGGGCGACCTCGAGCACGTGCCCGACCCGCTGGCGCTGTCCATCTACCGCACGGTCCAGGAGTCGCTGGCCAACGTGGTCCGCCACTCCACCGCCACCCGGGCGCTCGTCACGCTGCGTGCCGGTGGCGCTGCGGAGGACGGTGCGCGCCCCGCCGGCGACGAGCCCCGCTGGGTCGAGGTCGAGATCGTCGACGACGGACGCCCGCGCGTCGGCACCAACGGCTCCGGCTTCGGCCTGCGCGGCATCCGCGAGCGGGTGGCCCTGCACGGCGGCGACGCCGAGATCGGGCCCCGCCGTACCGGCACCGGCTGGCGGGTCAGGGCGAGGTTCGCTCTGCGGGTGCGTGACGGTGCCCTGACGTCGTGA
- the aceA gene encoding isocitrate lyase produces MTATLEPTTATTPEERIRAEAAELEQEWATNPRWAGVSRTYSAEDVARLRGSVREDHTIARRGAERLWHLLTSTDYVHALGAITGNQAVQMVRAGLKAIYLSGWQVAGDGNTSGETYPDQSLYPVNSVPTVVRRINNALRRADQITYSEGKDPGFDWFAPIVADAEAGFGGQLNAYELARAMISAGASGIHYEDQLAAEKKCGHLGGKVLVPTSQHVRTLNAARLAADVMGVPTIIVARTDSLAANLITSDVDPVDQPFLTGERTPEGFYRTNPGPEPVIARALAYAPYADLIWVETGTPDIGLARQVAEAVHEKFPGKMLAYNCSPSFNWKANLSDEQIATFQRELGELGYKFQFITLAGFHQLNYGMFELARGYAQNGMTSYVELQEKEFAAEAHGYTATKHQREVGAGYFDLIAAAINPDSETLALRGSTEEQQFH; encoded by the coding sequence ATGACCGCCACGCTCGAGCCCACCACCGCCACCACCCCGGAGGAGCGCATCCGCGCCGAGGCCGCGGAGCTGGAGCAGGAGTGGGCCACGAACCCGCGGTGGGCCGGCGTCAGCCGGACCTACAGCGCCGAGGACGTCGCCCGCCTGCGCGGTTCCGTCCGGGAGGACCACACGATCGCCCGCCGCGGCGCGGAGCGCCTCTGGCACCTGCTGACCTCCACCGACTACGTCCACGCGCTCGGCGCCATCACCGGGAACCAGGCCGTGCAGATGGTGCGGGCCGGCCTGAAGGCCATCTACCTCTCCGGCTGGCAGGTGGCCGGTGACGGCAACACCTCCGGCGAGACCTACCCCGACCAGTCGCTCTACCCCGTCAACTCCGTCCCGACCGTCGTGCGCCGCATCAACAACGCGCTGCGCCGCGCCGACCAGATCACGTACTCCGAGGGCAAGGACCCGGGCTTCGACTGGTTCGCCCCGATCGTCGCGGACGCCGAGGCCGGGTTCGGCGGCCAGCTCAACGCCTACGAGCTCGCCCGGGCGATGATCTCCGCCGGCGCCTCCGGCATCCACTACGAGGACCAGCTGGCCGCCGAGAAGAAGTGCGGCCACCTCGGCGGCAAGGTGCTCGTCCCCACCAGCCAGCACGTCCGCACCCTCAACGCCGCCCGCCTCGCCGCCGACGTCATGGGCGTCCCGACGATCATCGTCGCCCGCACCGACTCCCTCGCCGCGAACCTCATCACCTCCGACGTCGACCCGGTCGACCAGCCCTTCCTCACCGGCGAGCGCACCCCCGAGGGCTTCTACCGCACCAACCCTGGCCCGGAGCCCGTCATCGCCCGCGCCCTGGCGTACGCGCCGTACGCGGACCTGATCTGGGTCGAGACCGGCACCCCGGACATCGGCCTCGCCCGCCAGGTGGCCGAGGCGGTGCACGAGAAGTTCCCCGGCAAGATGCTCGCCTACAACTGCTCGCCGTCCTTCAACTGGAAGGCCAACCTCTCCGACGAGCAGATCGCCACGTTCCAGCGCGAGCTCGGCGAGCTGGGCTACAAGTTCCAGTTCATCACCCTGGCCGGCTTCCACCAGCTCAACTACGGCATGTTCGAGCTGGCCCGCGGGTACGCCCAGAACGGCATGACGTCCTACGTCGAGCTCCAGGAGAAGGAGTTCGCCGCTGAGGCCCACGGCTACACCGCCACCAAGCACCAGCGCGAGGTGGGCGCCGGCTACTTCGACCTCATCGCCGCCGCCATCAACCCCGACTCGGAGACCCTCGCCCTGCGCGGGTCCACCGAGGAGCAGCAGTTCCACTAG